The following are encoded in a window of Lacinutrix sp. WUR7 genomic DNA:
- a CDS encoding ABC transporter ATP-binding protein, protein MVTIHNLHKKFGKNQVLSGVDLNIHEGGIFAILGPNGSGKTTLIKSVLGMVIPNKGDITVLGENIKKNSDYRHKIDYLPQIANFPSNLKVKELIKMIKDLRKPTDEDQRLIELFRLEPFLDKKLGNLSGGTKQKVNLVLTFMFNSPLIILDEPTTGLDPISLIRLKDLIKAEKAKGKTILITSHIMSFVEEISDEIVFILEGKIYFKGPISELKTKTNQPDFEHAIASILTDNHA, encoded by the coding sequence ATGGTAACCATTCATAATTTACATAAAAAATTCGGCAAAAACCAGGTCTTAAGTGGTGTGGATTTAAATATCCATGAAGGTGGTATTTTTGCTATTCTAGGACCAAATGGCTCAGGTAAAACCACATTAATTAAATCGGTTTTAGGTATGGTTATTCCTAATAAAGGAGATATAACAGTACTTGGAGAAAACATTAAGAAAAACTCGGATTACAGACATAAAATTGATTATTTACCGCAAATAGCCAACTTTCCTAGTAATTTAAAAGTGAAGGAATTAATTAAAATGATTAAAGATTTACGTAAACCTACAGACGAAGATCAACGTTTAATAGAATTGTTTCGATTAGAACCTTTTTTAGATAAAAAATTAGGAAACCTTTCTGGAGGAACAAAACAAAAAGTGAACCTCGTTTTAACGTTCATGTTTAATAGTCCGTTAATTATTTTAGATGAGCCAACAACCGGTTTAGATCCAATTTCTCTAATCCGTTTAAAAGATTTAATTAAAGCCGAAAAAGCCAAAGGAAAAACAATACTTATTACTTCTCATATCATGAGTTTTGTGGAAGAAATATCCGATGAAATAGTATTTATTCTGGAAGGGAAAATTTACTTTAAAGGACCAATATCCGAATTAAAAACCAAGACCAATCAACCCGATTTCGAACATGCAATTGCGTCTATATTAACAGATAATCATGCTTAA
- a CDS encoding ABC transporter permease, whose protein sequence is MLKILKYSFFDLMRSRWSYVYFAFYLLLGVVLLFLNNDLSKAVITLMNVIIVLVPLIGTIFGVMYYYNSQEFTELLLAQPIKRSSIFLGQYLGVALSLSMSLILGLGIPFVFYGLFESSAIWDFSLLLITGTFLTLIFTALAFNIALSNENKIKGFGYAILLWLFLAVIYDGLFLMTLIMFEDYPLDKLSLIGTMLNPIDLSRTLILLKLDISALLGYTGAVFKQFFGTSFGLVVSFFMLTVWVILPVLRIVFKAKKKDF, encoded by the coding sequence ATGCTTAAAATATTAAAATATAGTTTTTTCGATTTAATGCGTAGTCGTTGGAGTTACGTCTACTTTGCATTCTATTTATTGCTTGGTGTTGTTCTACTATTTTTAAACAACGACTTATCTAAAGCAGTAATTACTTTAATGAATGTTATTATTGTCTTAGTACCTTTAATAGGAACCATTTTTGGTGTCATGTATTATTATAATTCCCAGGAATTTACAGAGCTCCTTTTAGCACAACCCATAAAAAGATCGTCTATATTTTTAGGACAATATTTGGGTGTAGCATTATCGCTTTCTATGAGTTTAATTCTAGGTTTAGGTATTCCGTTTGTCTTTTATGGTTTGTTTGAAAGTAGTGCTATTTGGGACTTTTCATTGTTACTAATTACAGGAACCTTTTTAACTTTAATCTTTACGGCATTAGCTTTTAATATTGCCCTTTCCAACGAAAATAAAATTAAAGGTTTTGGTTATGCTATCTTACTTTGGTTGTTTCTTGCTGTCATTTATGACGGACTATTTTTAATGACATTAATTATGTTTGAAGATTATCCACTAGACAAATTATCCTTAATTGGAACCATGTTAAATCCAATAGATTTATCCAGAACACTTATATTATTAAAGCTAGATATTTCTGCATTGTTAGGATACACAGGAGCTGTTTTTAAACAATTCTTTGGTACAAGTTTCGGACTTGTTGTATCTTTCTTTATGTTAACCGTTTGGGTTATATTACCCGTTTTAAGAATCGTTTTTAAAGCGAAGAAAAAAGACTTTTAA